A genomic window from Lycium barbarum isolate Lr01 chromosome 4, ASM1917538v2, whole genome shotgun sequence includes:
- the LOC132638103 gene encoding protein P21-like has protein sequence MSTFMSMFMFPSLLIAQLLLLTHSEAAIFDIRNNCPYTVWAASVPVGGGRQLNPGQTWRIYVPAGTSQARIWARTGCNFNGSGRGRCQTGDCSGLLRCQSYGQPPNSLAEYALNQYSNLDFFDISLVDGFNVPIEFSPTSNGCSRGIRCSADINGQCPKELRAPGGCHNPCTVFKTDQYCCNSGNCGPTEFSRFFKDRCYDAYSYPKDDQTSTFTCRGGTNYRVVFCP, from the coding sequence ATGAGCACTTTCATGTCCATGTTCATGTTCCCTTCCCTTCTCATTGCTCAGCTCCTCCTCTTGACTCACTCTGAGGCAGCCATATTCGACATTCGAAATAATTGTCCTTACACTGTCTGGGCTGCGTCCGTGCCAGTTGGTGGTGGTCGCCAGCTAAACCCTGGTCAAACCTGGAGAATCTATGTTCCAGCTGGCACATCACAAGCCCGTATTTGGGCTCGAACCGGTTGCAATTTCAATGGTTCGGGTCGGGGTAGGTGTCAAACTGGAGATTGCAGCGGTCTCCTCCGGTGCCAATCTTATGGGCAACCCCCAAATTCTTTGGCCGAGTATGCCCTAAACCAGTACAGTAATCTTGATTTTTTTGACATCTCTCTAGTCGATGGATTCAACGTGCCGATAGAATTTAGCCCTACATCCAATGGGTGCAGCCGTGGCATTAGGTGCTCTGCTGATATTAATGGGCAATGCCCAAAAGAGCTAAGAGCTCCTGGAGGATGTCACAATCCTTGTACCGTTTTCAAGACTGATCAATATTGTTGTAATTCTGGAAATTGTGGCCCAACAGAATTTTCGAGGTTCTTTAAAGATAGGtgttatgatgcatatagttacCCTAAGGATGATCAAACTAGCACTTTTACTTGTCGTGgaggaaccaattatagagttgTTTTCTGCCCATAA